The following proteins are encoded in a genomic region of Coffea eugenioides isolate CCC68of chromosome 6, Ceug_1.0, whole genome shotgun sequence:
- the LOC113775375 gene encoding probable inactive purple acid phosphatase 28, with protein MMDFKARWSFSLLYLILIFAFVHIIYSCIMSHKLTLDDQKVRLKKQPQLPLRFSSDGTFKILQVADMHYGNGAVTRCRDVLESEFEHCSDLNTTRFLRRLIEVEKPDFVAFTGDNIFGTSATDAAESMFEAFGPVLQSGVPWAAVLGNHDQESTMTREELMSFISLMDYSLSNTFPSAEDNLESSNQNPVKRIDGFGNYNLRVWGAVGSSFANSSVLNLYFLDSGDRAVVDGIRTYDWIKQSQLSWLHSVSKNFQGQKPENGQLACIPLTWSNPPALAFFHIPIPEVRQGPIMEIVGQYREYIACSSVNSGVLQTFVSMGDVKAVFMGHDHTNDFCGKLHGIWFCYGGGIGYHGYGKAGLPRRARVILAELGKGEKAWMGVERIKTWKRLGDENLSKIDEQVLWER; from the exons ATGATGGACTTCAAAGCTAGATGGAGCTTCTCCTTGCTGTATCTCATCTTGATTTTCGCATTTGTACATATAATTTATAGCTGTATAATGTCCCACAAACTCACACTTGATGACCAAAAAGTCAGGCTCAAGAAACAGCCACAGCTCCCTTTACGCTTTAGCTCTGACGGGACCTTCAAAATCCTCCAG GTGGCTGATATGCATTATGGAAATGGGGCGGTGACTCGGTGCAGGGACGTTTTGGAAAGTGAGTTTGAGCACTGTTCTGATCTCAACACCACTCGGTTTCTCAGGAGGCTGATTGAGGTTGAAAAGCCAGACTTTGTTGCTTTTACAG GGGACAACATATTCGGGACAAGTGCAACTGATGCAGCAGAATCCATGTTCGAAGCTTTTGGCCCTGTCCTGCAATCTGGAGTTCCATGGGCTGCAGTTTTGGGGAATCATGACCAAGAATCTACTATGACTCGTGAAGAATTGATGTCTTTCATCTCTCTCATGGATTATTCCCTGTCGAATACCTTTCCATCAGCAGAGGATAATCTCGAGTCTTCCAACCAAAATCCAGTAAAAAGAATTGATGGATTTGGGAATTACAACCTAAGGGTATGGGGTGCTGTAGGTTCCTCATTTGCTAATAGTAGTGTTCTCAACCTATATTTTCTTGACAGTGGAGATAGAGCTGTTGTTGATGGTATACGAACTTATGATTGGATTAAGCAATCTCAACTTAGTTGGCTCCATAGTGTTTCCAAAAACTTTCAG GGACAAAAGCCAGAAAATGGTCAATTGGCTTGCATACCCTTGACATGGTCAAATCCTCCTGCATTGGCGTTCTTCCACATTCCAATTCCAGAAGTGCGTCAGGGTCCCATCATGGAGATTGTTGGCCAGTATCGGGAATATATAGCATGTTCATCAGTTAACTCTGGAGTCCTACAGACCTTCGTCTCTATGGGTGATGTGAAAGCTGTATTTATGGGTCATGATCACACCAATGATTTCTGTGGGAAGCTACATGGCATCTGGTTTTGTTATGGTGGGGGTATTGGATATCATGGTTATGGCAAGGCTGGCTTGCCAAGGAGAGCAAGGGTCATATTGGCAGAACTTGGGAAAGGGGAGAAGGCTTGGATGGGTGTAGAGAGGATCAAGACATGGAAGCGACTTGGTGACGAGAATTTAAGCAAGATTGATGAGCAAGTCTTATGGGAGAGATGA